A genomic window from Salvia miltiorrhiza cultivar Shanhuang (shh) chromosome 5, IMPLAD_Smil_shh, whole genome shotgun sequence includes:
- the LOC130986281 gene encoding SEC12-like protein 2 isoform X1 encodes MGSENDEELNCKKYGVPLYGAAWVPSAAFTANELETPAKRLVVLAGGGGEGHSGIPNALLLSAFDSESCSLSDQPVAKLGTGSDLPYRIGVHPGGEGIMCSFPQNCRWFEWDSATSTDDQTLSLKSSEKVLKPLEDVGQQLALTFNTEGNLLAVGGEDGKLRVFKWPAMESILSEANAHSSVKDLDFSPDGKFLVSVGSGPGRIWDVSSSSSSVASLPKENDEIFGFCRFSRSTGTDQVLYITTMRDKGGSIVKWNPTSWRRISSTFVSRDPISAFNVSPDGKLLAIGTIQGDILIISSANMRTRTVIKKAHLGLVTALAFSQDSRAVVSVSLDSSSRATLIKDEKKGGINLWIILFFILLAVALYYAKDSGYLPLEL; translated from the exons ATGGGCAGCGAGAATGACGAAGAATTGAACTGCAAGAAGTATGGAGTCCCGCTTTACGGCGCCGCCTGGGTTCCATCTGCTGCCTTTACCGCCAACGAGTTGGAAACTCCTGCCAAACGCCTCGTTGTCCTAGCCGGAGGCGGCGGAGAAGGCCACAGCGGGATTCCAAATGCCCTCCTCCTCTCGGCCTTTGATTCCGAATCCTGCTCCCTCTCTGATCAGCCT GTGGCTAAGCTTGGAACTGGTAGCGATCTGCCTTACAGAATTGGAGTTCATCCTGGAGGAGAAGGCATTATGTGTTCATTTCCCCAAAACTGCAG ATGGTTTGAATGGGATTCAGCAACGAGCACGGACGACCAAACTTTAAGTTTGAAGTCATCAGAGAAAGTCCTTAAGCCTTTGGAAGATGTTGGACAACAATTAGCGTTGACCTTCAACACTGAGGGAAATTTACTTGCTGTTGGCGGTGAG GATGGTAAGCTAAGGGTTTTCAAGTGGCCAGCCATGGAAAGTATTCTCAGTGAGGCCAATGCTCATTCTTCTGTGAAAGATTTAGATTTCAG CCCTGATGGGAAGTTTCTTGTCTCTGTTGGAAGTGGCCCTGGAAGGATTTGGGAtgtttcatcatcatcatcatctgtAGCTTCTCTACCAAAGGAAAAT GATGAGATTTTTGGTTTTTGTCGGTTTTCACGCAGTACCGGCACAGATCAGGTTCTGTATATAACGACAATGCGAG ATAAAGGTGGTAGTATTGTAAAGTGGAACCCAACTTCATGGAGAAGGATAAGTTCAACATTCGTCTCTCGGGATCCAATTTCTGCTTTTAATGTGTCGCCTGATGGGAAGCTCCTTGCTAT AGGAACAATTCAAGGAGACATTCTGATTATAAGTTCAGCCAACATGCGGACACGAACTGTTATCAAGAAAGCACATCTAGGCCTTGTAACCGCATTGGCATTCTCACAAGATTCAAG AGCTGTTGTGTCCGTATCCCTAGACTCAAGTTCAAGGGCGACATTGATTAAGGATGAGAAGAAAGGTG GCATAAACTTGTGGATCATTTTGTTCTTCATTTTACTAGCGGTAGCACTATATTATGCCAAAGACAGTGGATATTTACCTCTGGAACTGTGA
- the LOC130986281 gene encoding SEC12-like protein 2 isoform X2: MGSENDEELNCKKYGVPLYGAAWVPSAAFTANELETPAKRLVVLAGGGGEGHSGIPNALLLSAFDSESCSLSDQPVAKLGTGSDLPYRIGVHPGGEGIMCSFPQNCRWFEWDSATSTDDQTLSLKSSEKVLKPLEDVGQQLALTFNTEGNLLAVGGEDGKLRVFKWPAMESILSEANAHSSVKDLDFSPDGKFLVSVGSGPGRIWDVSSSSSSVASLPKENDEIFGFCRFSRSTGTDQVLYITTMRDKGGSIVKWNPTSWRRISSTFVSRDPISAFNVSPDGKLLAIGTIQGDILIISSANMRTRTVIKKAHLGLVTALAFSQDSRAVVSVSLDSSSRATLIKDEKKGINLWIILFFILLAVALYYAKDSGYLPLEL, translated from the exons ATGGGCAGCGAGAATGACGAAGAATTGAACTGCAAGAAGTATGGAGTCCCGCTTTACGGCGCCGCCTGGGTTCCATCTGCTGCCTTTACCGCCAACGAGTTGGAAACTCCTGCCAAACGCCTCGTTGTCCTAGCCGGAGGCGGCGGAGAAGGCCACAGCGGGATTCCAAATGCCCTCCTCCTCTCGGCCTTTGATTCCGAATCCTGCTCCCTCTCTGATCAGCCT GTGGCTAAGCTTGGAACTGGTAGCGATCTGCCTTACAGAATTGGAGTTCATCCTGGAGGAGAAGGCATTATGTGTTCATTTCCCCAAAACTGCAG ATGGTTTGAATGGGATTCAGCAACGAGCACGGACGACCAAACTTTAAGTTTGAAGTCATCAGAGAAAGTCCTTAAGCCTTTGGAAGATGTTGGACAACAATTAGCGTTGACCTTCAACACTGAGGGAAATTTACTTGCTGTTGGCGGTGAG GATGGTAAGCTAAGGGTTTTCAAGTGGCCAGCCATGGAAAGTATTCTCAGTGAGGCCAATGCTCATTCTTCTGTGAAAGATTTAGATTTCAG CCCTGATGGGAAGTTTCTTGTCTCTGTTGGAAGTGGCCCTGGAAGGATTTGGGAtgtttcatcatcatcatcatctgtAGCTTCTCTACCAAAGGAAAAT GATGAGATTTTTGGTTTTTGTCGGTTTTCACGCAGTACCGGCACAGATCAGGTTCTGTATATAACGACAATGCGAG ATAAAGGTGGTAGTATTGTAAAGTGGAACCCAACTTCATGGAGAAGGATAAGTTCAACATTCGTCTCTCGGGATCCAATTTCTGCTTTTAATGTGTCGCCTGATGGGAAGCTCCTTGCTAT AGGAACAATTCAAGGAGACATTCTGATTATAAGTTCAGCCAACATGCGGACACGAACTGTTATCAAGAAAGCACATCTAGGCCTTGTAACCGCATTGGCATTCTCACAAGATTCAAG AGCTGTTGTGTCCGTATCCCTAGACTCAAGTTCAAGGGCGACATTGATTAAGGATGAGAAGAAAG GCATAAACTTGTGGATCATTTTGTTCTTCATTTTACTAGCGGTAGCACTATATTATGCCAAAGACAGTGGATATTTACCTCTGGAACTGTGA